A region of the Bacteroidales bacterium genome:
AAAAATTAATTAATTAATTTTAAATCATTATGTTAAACCAGTACGAAACCGTTTTCATTTTAACTCCCGTTTTGTCTGAAGCACAGGCAAAGGAAGCGGTACAAAAATTCCGGAGCGTGATCACCGATGGTGGTGGTGAGATCGTCCACGAGGAAGACTGGGGTTTGCGCAAACTTGCTTACCCGATTCAGAAAAAGACCACCGGATTTTATCACCTGATTGAGTTCAGAGCTGATGGATCACTTATCAGTAAACTTGAAACAGAATACCGCCGTGATGAGCGCATTATCCGGTTTCTGACATTCAAGATGGATAAGTATGCCATTGAGTACAGCGAGAAAAAAAGAAGTTTAAAGGAAAACCCCAAAGAAAAAAAGGTGGAGGAATAAACTATGAACCAGAATCAGGGAGAAATCAGATATCTGACCCCGCCGTCAGTTGAAATCAAGAAGAAAAAGTACTGCCGTTTCAAGAAGAACAAGATCAAGTACGTTGATTACAAGGATCCTGAATTCCTGAAAAAGTTCCTGAATGAGCAGGGTAAAATACTGCCCCGCCGGCTTACCGGTACTTCACTGAAGTACCAGCGTAAAGTCGCCCAGGCTATTAAAAGAGCCCGGCACCTGGCACTTTTGCCTTATGTAACGGATTTACTCAAGTAATCTTTCAGGAGGAATCACTATGCAGATCATATTGAAACAGGATATTCCCAATCTGGGATCAAAGGATGAACTGGTAACCGTGCGTGACGGATATGCCAGAAACTATCTTATACCGAAGGGACTTGCCATCAGCGCTACTCCGTCAGTTCTGAAGATGCATGCCGAAATTCAGAGGCAAAGGGCACACAAGGAAGAAAAGCTTCGCAAGGAAGCTCTCGCTCTGGCCGAAAAACTGAAAGAAGTGGTACTTACCATCGGAGCCAAAACAAGTTCCAAAGGAAAGATATTCGGTTCGGTCAATACCATCATGATTGCTGAAGCTCTTGCGGCCAAAGGATTTGAGATTGACAGAAAGAATATCACCATCCGGGAAGAGCTTGTAAAGGAAGTGGGAACCTAT
Encoded here:
- a CDS encoding 30S ribosomal protein S6, with protein sequence MLNQYETVFILTPVLSEAQAKEAVQKFRSVITDGGGEIVHEEDWGLRKLAYPIQKKTTGFYHLIEFRADGSLISKLETEYRRDERIIRFLTFKMDKYAIEYSEKKRSLKENPKEKKVEE
- a CDS encoding 50S ribosomal protein L9 encodes the protein MQIILKQDIPNLGSKDELVTVRDGYARNYLIPKGLAISATPSVLKMHAEIQRQRAHKEEKLRKEALALAEKLKEVVLTIGAKTSSKGKIFGSVNTIMIAEALAAKGFEIDRKNITIREELVKEVGTYHARIKLYKDVYADIKFEIVSE
- a CDS encoding 30S ribosomal protein S18; amino-acid sequence: MNQNQGEIRYLTPPSVEIKKKKYCRFKKNKIKYVDYKDPEFLKKFLNEQGKILPRRLTGTSLKYQRKVAQAIKRARHLALLPYVTDLLK